The Chrysemys picta bellii isolate R12L10 chromosome 12, ASM1138683v2, whole genome shotgun sequence genome has a segment encoding these proteins:
- the LOC112060929 gene encoding olfactory receptor 2T1-like — METHTFLVAMILLAFIAALSGNGLLIFLIQTDSSLQSPMYFFLSQLAFMDICQILIVVPKMAMDSLIPGNPISIVGCGTQIFLTITMGGAVCLLLAVMSYDRYVAICNPLQYHIRMKKRTCLSMAAGIWFGASLNALIHTVFILQLPYCSSKEINHFFCEIPALLKLSCSDTSTYEMVIFVSGIVLLLIPSLIILSSYTCILSSVLRMSSVKGKQKALATCSSHLTVVGLFYGAAIFMYMKPTSYHSVQQDKMVSMFYTIVTPVLNPLIYSLRNRDILGSLRKLVGKCRVCQKL, encoded by the coding sequence ATGGAGACACACACTTTCCTTGTGGCCATGATTTTACTTGCCTTCATTGCTGCCTTGTCAGGGAATGGTCTCCTCATATTTCTAATCCAAACGGATTCCAGCCTTCAGAGCCCCATGTATTTTTTTCTCAGTCAGTTGGCCTTCATGGATATCTGTCAGATCCTGATCGTTGTCCCCAAAATGGCAATGGACTCCCTGATCCCAGGGAACCCCATTTCGATAGTTGGATGTGGGACCCAGATATTTCTCACGATTACCATGGGAGGAGCGGTGTGTCTCCTTCTGGCAGTCATGTCTTATGACAGGTATGTGGCGATATGCAATCCCTTGCAATACCATATCCGCATGAAGAAGAGAACCTGTTTAAGCATGGCAGCTGGCATCTGGTTTGGAGCATCTTTAAATGCCTTGATTCACACAGTTTTTATTCTGCAACTGCCCTACTGCAGCTCAAAAGAGATCAACCACTTCTTCTGTGAGATCCCAGCCCTGCTGAAATTGTCCTGCTCTGACACCTCCACTTATGAGATGGTCATCTTTGTGTCCGGCATTGTACTGCTCCTCATCCCTTCCTTGATCATACTGTCTTCTTATACGTGCATCCTCTCTTCGGTCCTGAGGATGAGCTCAGTCAAAGGAAAGCAGAAGGCATTAGCCACTTGTTCCTCACATTTGACAGTGGTGGGGTTATTCTACGGAGCAGCCATCTTCATGTACATGAAACCCACTTCCTACCACTCAGTGCAGCAAGACAAGATGGTGTCTATGTTTTACACCATTGTCACCCCAGTGCTgaatcccctcatctacagcctaaGAAACAGGGACATTTTAGGATCCCTAAGAAAATTGGTTGGGAAATGCAGAGTCTGTCAGAAACTTTGA